Part of the Anopheles coluzzii chromosome 3, AcolN3, whole genome shotgun sequence genome is shown below.
AGCGTCTAATCAAATCCGGAGAGGTGAAAATATGGTGGAAAAGCGCTAGCACTATCGATCGATCGGGGGGGTTTTTTTGCGGTCGGTACCAGATGCTCAGGGACATTGAGTGGGAGATGGAACAGAAACAGAACCCCTTTCCCCGTAAGACACAGTAAAAAGCCTGCAGATAAGCAAACGAGCAAACATCCTCGTCAGACGCTGCTTCACACTGACTTGGTTATGAAACGCAGCTTTTATGCGGCTGGGTTTTCCGGGCGTTTCTTTTCACGGTACTTCACTCACGGCTCCAGCGGTTGGAGGTTTAAGCGAGTTTGCTTCCAGGAATCGACCGATCGATCGCTAAGAGGTTTCTTTACATTCCTTTCCGGCCCCGCACGGCCCAAGCTAGGTAGAAGATATATGGAAGGTGATGGGTTATGAAATCGTTTGTCGGGATGTTTAGTGGCACGCCGGTTCAAGATAATTGATGGAGCGGATGTGATGGGAAATGggtattgattgatttatggcACGAGAGCGAGAAGGGGAACGGGTTGTTTTGTGAAGTGTGTCAAACGATGCAGTCGGCTAATCTTTCCAGGaaagtttatgtgtgtgtgctattttATGATACATTTTCCACCTTCCGACCATCCAAAGGTAACAAGTTTAAAGGAAAGTAGTATCAACAGAACCAGAGAAAGGATAAACCCCTGTTTGCTTGAGGATGGGATATTTAATGTACTCTCAATACGGTCGGTCGTTAAAACGTGGGAGCCATAGGGATGCTCGGCTCAATCCCATTGTTAGCGAAGGGATGAAACGGAAAACGCACCATACGCCCAATCGATGACCCTTTCAAAGCGAAAGCCTCTTGAGGTGCAATCCGAAAAAGGGTATTAACAGTCATCAATCTACACAATCCTGAACCACCCAGAAGAAAAGTCTTAAAAAGGATGTGGGTATGTATGCGTTTTAATGGTTGAAAGATAAACTATGGTTCCAGCTTTGGTGTTTTGATTAAAGCGGATAAATAATTCAGCAATCCATTTATTGGTGAGACTGGGTTAGTGTTGTGCTCGATTGAATTGGATTGGAAAATGCGTGCTAAATAATGGAGGAAAAGGATAGAATTGAATCAATGCaagaaaatacaaaatcaatccattgatgtggattacgagtatttgaaatttgttgtaaaataaacaCTCTTTTATCATCAGCTATTGGGAATGTATATGAAAAGAACAACCTTTTCACTAAACGCTATCGGAAACCACCACACAAGCAaagtataaatatttttccttGAACCGACTACCGATTACACGCATTAACCGATCGCTCGCTTTTGTACCGCAAGTAATGGCTTCACCTCCACACCTCCCCACCATTGTGGCCACCGCTGATCGAAAATTGGAACTGATGCGTAACCCATTATCGCACTAATTAGAAAACAAATTGCTACTAGGCCACGGATTCATCGAATCCCCCGCACACTTTGCCCATTTTCGCGCCCCAACGGAACGTGAGCGTCTCTTCTGTCCTAACGCCGCGTTATCGCGGCTGCATAAAGTGTTGGGCCTGAGTTGGCTGTTTCGCACAGAATGGGTCAATGGCGCTGGCGCTGGTTGCATAAATTATGTATCGCTTTAACGCTCCACCgcggccaaaaaaaaagacacaacacTATCGCATTGCAGCGGGCGCCtctctgtgtgagtgtgtgaagTGTCAAACGATTCCCCGGTGTGCAGTTGGGCCACTGATTCCTTCACACACCAGAAGTGAGCAATGtccgtccacacacacacacacacacacacacacacacacacacacaaaaccatcgAGGATGACACACTCCACTCCATTGTTTGTGACGGCCTTTTTTCGGTGGTTTGAGGTTGCAACAACGATGACTGTGTacctgtgtgcctgtgtgtgtgtgtgtttagtcaTTTGCACTGTTGCTCACTTACTTGCCCCTGGGTCTTGGTCGTTGCGGCAGAATCTCGGAATTTATGGTGCGGAAAAGTCGTGCAAGAATGTGACCGCGTGCCACCGCCGGGCGGGGTTGAGATACGCTTTCCAAGATATTGATCGGTGTTTATGGAACGTGTTGTGCCGTTGTTGGGCCGCGTTTGTGGCAGCCAGAAGCGCAATGATGATACCAaaaccccctccctcccccgtCGCCATACATGTGCAAGATGGGGTAGATAGGACAGGTCAAAGAGGCAGGGACTGCTGGCTGTAAAGAAAACGATAAGTGAAGCCGTCTCACGACCGGCCGGTTCTCGTTCGGTCGCTTCTTGCAAGAGCCAGGTTTTTGCAGCAATTGGCTGTTTAGCAGGGAAGGGAAGGacgaagggagagagagagctgggGGACGAGGGTTTAATGCAGTATGTGAGGATGTGCCCGTGTCCTTGCGGCCTTTTTCTCAAGTGATCGGGCATTGCAGGGCAGGTGTGAAACGGATGGGACGGCCTTGTAGCGATAAGGACGTGAGCAAGTGTTGTTGCCTTAGGTAGAAAAATTATTTACACAGCTATCAAAGTAAGTGTGCATGGAGTGTTGTGCGTAGAAGTGTTTTCCGGGGAAAACGTGTAATCTTGTCATTGCTCGTAGACCAGAAGAAAGGACTCCATGGAGAGTTGCTCGCGTTATTATGTTTCATGCACAATTGCTCTGCAAAGTGGCAATACTAATCAAATATTATGATTAACGGAATTATTTATCACTTACATTCCCACGAGTGGATATTACGAATTCAAAAATAGTCCCTGTAAACATTAGTGTAAACCTCTCGCCCCTCTCCCTGGACAGCGCTTACCGTCAATTAGCTGGCTGAATAATTCATCGGCAGCTAGGCAAAACGGCGGGCCAGATAAACGATGGTCTGCGGCAGGCAAAAGATCACCGAGCAATGTCCCCAGCCGGGACGTATAGAGTATGCAGGCGGACACAACACGAAACGGCAcaaatggaaaaatggaaaagttgACAAAGAGGTACACTCGGTCATCTTGGCTGCGGTGGTGTTCTGCTTTCCATATGCAAAATAGATGCAAACATCGTGTCGTTTGGGCAAATGTTTGACCGGACTGACTGTTTGGGTTGGCTTCGTGTTGCGGCAATTTCAACCAGTGgtttttatcacacacacacacacacacacacacacacacacacacacacacacatacgaggGAGGGGAGGAGACTGTTCACTCCTTTACtgagttttgtgttttggagCAGGGAAAATAACGGACACGAATAAAAACTGAACATATCAAACAACAGAACAGCCATGCTGAAGCCTTCAGTTTCCTTTTTGTGTAGTCCAAAATTGGGTCACCGTCGCTACAAAATGAGAGGTTACTAGCGCTCTGTGACACAAGCACATTCACCTATACCCGATACTTGAAGCGAAGGCCATCGAAGGGCAATCCAAAGCTACACGCGGCATGTACGTGGCCGGGACACGAAATATCCCATCCGATAGCGCTCGTTCATTCATTTCACTGATTGGTTTTCAATTGAATCGAGCCCCGCTGAAGATGAATGGAGGACCTACTGGGGACCGGTGTTGGGCTTTGGGAGGGGCCACTGGTATCGGTATCCTCGTTTTGCAAAAGGCTCCTTCACCGAGAGCGTCCTTGACCGTTGCTTTCCAAGGGAGGTTTGCGAGGACCGCCGCCGTTTCTCACAACGAAAGGAAGGCATTTGACATTGAAGTGTAAAAGTGCTCACGGGTGATAGTGACTAGTTAGCAGTGGAAGGTCGTTGAAAATTGCTGATCCTTGAGCTTGGATGTCGGTTCGATGCTGTTGGCAAGTTGGCAGGATTGGACGTTAATTTTAAGTAAGTGGTTCGTAAGGGTAATGAGGACTTCAAAGAAAATGTTGTAGAAAGAAATTGTGGTAACTCTTCTAGAAACCATCTTGAGCGGAATTTCTCTCCCAAAAGTTGTTGTAAGAGGTTCTCATTCGCCTAAAAGTGACTGAAATAACTGATATATACGACACCTTTTAAGGCGAAAAGGGGTCTCATCTCGGGCAAAGCATTGAGTTTACTGAATAACAACTATTTGACCTTTTGCCACTCTTTCACCAGATTGATGCCGCCCTCAGTCTCACCTCGTCCTCCGACACCGAAACGACGGCCAACCGCAACCAGATGAAGGTGGACGACATGCTGCGACGAAAGTACGAATCGTCCAACATGAAGCATCCAGGTGAGTGGGGCAAAACGAAAACCTCACAACTTGTCTCCACCTTCAATTAATTTACATAAATGATCGTTTTTTTCACGCATCCTAACAGATGATACCCGCGGCGAGCATCAGATCGACTACGAGCTGCGTCGGGCGAAGGAACGACGGGCGCATGAGGAGGTCCTTTCGGGGCGCTATCGGAATCCAGCCTTCTCACACCGTACGTAcacaaacgatggaaaaaaggaagattgTTCGAAGAAGGTATTTTCTTGTTATAGTTCTACCGCCACCTACTCCTGTTCCAagcacaccaccacaaccGGTGCCAACAGCGACGAGTACGACCAaaccgatgacgacgacgacgacgacgacgacatccGCCGGCAAAGAGAGTGAGGAGCGAGTGACGGAACGGGCTCCTTCACACAGTCTCAGCGCTGACTTTAGCCACAGCAACTTCAGCCAGAACTCGTGCTCGCTCGATTCCAAGTCACCGCAACCGTCGGCGGGCGGGCCGGATCTGGGCGAGACTGTAGgcaggctgggtgcgaccaacAACGCCGTTGCAACGCTGGATGGGTTTCCCTGGGGCAGGGACTTTTATCACGGGCGAGAGCCACGGCTAGGTAAGATGAGCGGAGAACCCAGTCAAGCAGGAATGTGCGAACGTTTTTTGACCCTCCCGTGCGTTTGGACAGGTATTCCGAGCAGTGCCTCCACCAGTGACAACGAATCGTGCGCCTTCAGCGGTACGCTCGAGTCGTCCGAGCTGAAGATGTGGATCCGGTCCGAGTCGGAAAACTCCGTCCCGTCCTGGGCGTCCTCCATCAGCCTCGACAGCCAGTCGGAGGAGGCGGTGCTGGACTTTATGAAGCGGTTCGTGCGCATTCTCTTCCACGACAGCTCCAGCATAACGCTGCAGCTCAAGTCGGACTTTGGGCAGTTTGCAAGGGTGAGTTggagggagaagaaggagaaaagaaTGCATGGGAGCTATTCTGTTCATCGATTAAATGCCTTTGATGGGCCTGAACTGCTTACTAAACAGGTACACTGTAGTAAATTTTCCTctgaactctctctctctctctccttagACGGAAACTGGACGATTGTGGTTTTCCCGTTTGGTTAACGCACAGCGGGCCAAGACGAAGCGGGTGGACGAGTCCACGTTCTACTCACTGATTCAGTATTTCGCGATCGTGCTGTTCGAGTGCGCCGAAAGCGAGGACTACTCTCCGGCCAAAACGCTTATGAACATGTGCTTTACCTTTTACCATGATAGTAAGTAGTCTGTCTGGAGTTTGGACGTTAGTTAGTCCGATGTCTCACTTTCCTGCATTCCAGTTGACGTACCGGGCTGTGATCCGTACCGGGAGTACCTGTACACCTATCTGCGCGATCAACCGATCTGGCAGACGTTGCGCTTCTGGAACGCGGCCTTCTTCGATGCACTTCAGACGGAACGGAAACACCGGCCGGTGCCACCGACCGTCAAGCATTCCCCCAGTGCACCGCCGTCACACACGAAACAGTCGTCCAAAGGCAGTGGAACCGTCCCCAACATAGGAGATCCATTTCTGGGAGGCACGGAGGAAGCTGCGACTAGCGCAGCGACACTCACCGTTCCAGAGCAGGAGCGGTCCTCGTCCACCAGTGCTTGCGACCGGACTGATCCGGCAGAGTTGCAGGAGGACAAGCATTACCATCAAAATCTTAGCTTTGGCCAACTGGGGTATGTGGAAGGTTGTGGGGAAGCATCTTGTTACTCGCTTAATATAATTAATTGTTCCTTTTTGTAGAAGTTTCACGTGTAACATGCACGCATTTGGACTGTCCCGTGAGCTGTGCAATGAGTTCCTGGTGAAGCAGAGTGTCATCGCCAATCTTTCACCTGGTAAGAGAGCAAACACCACGCGAATGTACTGATCCATCAAAATGTCTTTTCTTATTTTAGAGCAACAAAAATTGCTTCAGGAAAACGTAGATCGCATGTACCGCGAGACGGACCCGTGGCGGGAGAACTAGGACACACCAAGCGAATGATAGAGCGCAACGCAACCGACCTGCTACAAAGGGGGTCGAGTCGAAGGGATAGTATTTTGTGATAACTTTTTGTGATGTCCAATAGCCGAGGAGCCCGATAATTGGTCCTGTTTCCTATGAAAGATCGATACGCATCCAAAAGAAGATAGTCTAATCGATCTACAATCAGGCATCTTTGAGCAATAGATTTCCATACCCTGCGCATTTGCCTACTCAAGGTATGGTAGTTCCTTCAGGATTTTTAATACCCCGCATTGCTAGTTGCTGCAGTGTTTTGATTTAACGTTTAATTAATAGTAATTTCGGATGGAATGGACATCTGTTTCTGAAGTGCTGAACAGTATCAGAGTGtcgaaaaaatggaaatgtaTAGATCACGAAAGCAATACAACCAATCCGGCGAGTGATGTGCAAAAGCATTTGACAATAAAGCATACAGACGGGATTAAAGCAAAGAGGATGGAATCAAGCAAAACTGAACAATACGATAACAAGAGGAGCTGCTGCTTAACGTATCGCGCCCGCGTGCGATTGCAGAGGGTATTAAAGTATATCATTCCAATAAGAAATGAACCACAAGAAGTGATCAGAGCAGATCGAAAGATCGTTAAACTATTCGATAATGAGCAATGCTTTAAGTAGGGTTAAAGAagacacagacaaacacacgagGTACTAACGCAGAAGGATACGCCAGCACTACTACACACCCAGTTGTTATGTCGAATAGGCAATAaggagcaaaaacacacaactcTTTGAGCAGCAAGTAAGAAGATAACATAATCGTGATACAAAACGTTAACTAGttcataaaatatttccaaaAGTATTCCGCGGCGTGCGGCTGGTGATGTTAGGGACAGGAGAAGCTCGAACCGGGACGCCAAGACGCAGACACACGGTGGTACAAGGTGTGGATGGTATTGCAGCCGCATCTATTTCCAAGTACATAGATTTCTCGCCTATCACAAACTAAACCAAACAACAGAATAAACCCTCAAACCAATTCGAATGCAACGGttacggctaaagttgacttgaaagaaaaatgaaacatttgtaGATTATAAACCTTCTCGTTTGTCTCTTAAGTACGTTCTATCTTAGTAACTTTGCGTCTTTTAGGTGGTATGCTAACCTTTTTCTACAGCTAACTGCTAAACTAAATTAAACGGCCACTCGAATTCAAAAAAACAGGCGCGCAAGTGTCGCGCACGCGGGTGAAACTTTGCACCGCTTGCAtgcgtgaaatatttcacgttcAAGCTGCGACGCGCTCGCAACTCAAACCGCCATCGCTGGG
Proteins encoded:
- the LOC120959665 gene encoding uncharacterized protein KIAA0513, with translation MDGSALSTFPRGARPSPSKRAASQPMAATTTLANNTVSSEASNGGCERNRESLPNGTMVRELRREREAAPLESPRDSPATNRIRTFMGKTPSAIKSKFLSVLGNSTEIINGISNKIDAALSLTSSSDTETTANRNQMKVDDMLRRKYESSNMKHPDDTRGEHQIDYELRRAKERRAHEEVLSGRYRNPAFSHLLPPPTPVPSTPPQPVPTATSTTKPMTTTTTTTTSAGKESEERVTERAPSHSLSADFSHSNFSQNSCSLDSKSPQPSAGGPDLGETVGRLGATNNAVATLDGFPWGRDFYHGREPRLGIPSSASTSDNESCAFSGTLESSELKMWIRSESENSVPSWASSISLDSQSEEAVLDFMKRFVRILFHDSSSITLQLKSDFGQFARTETGRLWFSRLVNAQRAKTKRVDESTFYSLIQYFAIVLFECAESEDYSPAKTLMNMCFTFYHDIDVPGCDPYREYLYTYLRDQPIWQTLRFWNAAFFDALQTERKHRPVPPTVKHSPSAPPSHTKQSSKGSGTVPNIGDPFLGGTEEAATSAATLTVPEQERSSSTSACDRTDPAELQEDKHYHQNLSFGQLGSFTCNMHAFGLSRELCNEFLVKQSVIANLSPEQQKLLQENVDRMYRETDPWREN